In a single window of the Pontibacter russatus genome:
- a CDS encoding glucuronyl esterase domain-containing protein encodes MKKTLFLLLALAVSSASAQEAPTGAEDKYPPAVNFTTEQDHQHMLKQLGIQSLRPGPSGDESAPNHANYDEALANPYPDLPPVLTLHNGKKVTTPEMWWKKRRPELVELFEREVYGRVPKDAPKVTWEVVISEKERVGWYPVIAKQLVGHVDNSRYPLIDVEIAMTVVTPANAKGPVPVLMMFGRSVLPAPAQPPQESLDRINAALKELLVKKDPTLQAVFEQYPAYMPLTAQAPAFGPPPAGDPPTPQQLLAAGWGYALIEPGSIQADNGAGLTKGIIGLVNKGQPRKPEDWGALRAWAWGASRGLDYLETDPAVDAKKVGIEGVSRYGKAALVTMAFDQRFALGLIGSSGEGGAKLHRRNFGEAVENLTSSGEYHWMAENFLKYGAAKATFGSRNAGDIPVDAHELIALSAPRPVFISYGIPEKGDAKWLDQQGSYMATVAAQPVFELLGAKGLGVPDDYKTAKMPGVNVGLLDGELAWRQHDGGHTDAPNIKYFIPWADKMLKRAAR; translated from the coding sequence ATGAAAAAGACGTTGTTCCTGCTTCTTGCTTTGGCTGTTTCTTCCGCATCAGCCCAGGAGGCCCCGACAGGCGCTGAGGACAAGTACCCTCCGGCTGTTAATTTCACGACCGAGCAGGACCACCAGCACATGCTGAAGCAGTTGGGGATTCAGTCGCTGAGGCCGGGGCCCAGCGGCGATGAATCAGCTCCGAACCACGCGAACTACGACGAGGCGCTGGCAAACCCCTACCCCGACCTGCCGCCCGTGCTGACGCTGCATAACGGAAAGAAAGTGACCACGCCCGAGATGTGGTGGAAAAAGCGCCGCCCGGAGCTCGTGGAGCTGTTCGAAAGAGAGGTATATGGCCGTGTGCCAAAGGACGCGCCCAAAGTGACCTGGGAAGTGGTGATCAGCGAGAAGGAGCGGGTGGGCTGGTATCCGGTTATCGCCAAGCAACTGGTGGGCCATGTGGACAACTCCAGATACCCGCTCATCGACGTCGAAATAGCCATGACGGTGGTGACGCCTGCCAACGCCAAGGGCCCGGTCCCGGTGCTGATGATGTTCGGGCGCAGCGTGCTTCCGGCCCCTGCCCAACCGCCTCAGGAGAGTCTGGACAGGATCAACGCCGCCCTGAAAGAGCTGCTGGTGAAAAAGGACCCGACCTTACAGGCTGTGTTTGAGCAATACCCGGCCTATATGCCCCTCACCGCGCAGGCACCTGCTTTCGGGCCTCCTCCGGCCGGTGACCCGCCTACGCCGCAGCAGCTGCTGGCTGCCGGCTGGGGCTATGCCCTCATCGAGCCGGGCAGCATCCAGGCAGACAACGGCGCGGGCCTTACCAAGGGAATCATTGGTCTGGTGAATAAAGGACAGCCCCGGAAACCGGAAGACTGGGGAGCCTTGCGCGCCTGGGCCTGGGGGGCCTCCCGCGGCCTGGATTACCTGGAAACGGACCCTGCCGTAGATGCCAAAAAAGTCGGCATCGAGGGTGTCTCCCGGTATGGTAAAGCCGCACTGGTGACGATGGCATTTGATCAGCGCTTTGCTCTGGGCCTGATTGGTTCTTCCGGTGAAGGAGGCGCGAAGCTGCACCGCCGCAATTTCGGCGAAGCCGTGGAAAACCTGACGTCCAGCGGCGAATACCATTGGATGGCCGAGAATTTCCTAAAGTACGGAGCTGCCAAAGCTACGTTCGGGAGCAGGAACGCAGGCGACATTCCGGTGGATGCGCATGAGTTGATTGCCTTGAGTGCTCCCCGCCCCGTCTTCATCAGTTACGGCATCCCGGAAAAAGGCGATGCCAAATGGCTGGACCAGCAGGGCAGCTATATGGCAACGGTGGCGGCGCAACCGGTATTCGAGCTGCTGGGCGCAAAAGGCCTGGGGGTGCCGGACGATTATAAAACCGCAAAGATGCCCGGCGTGAATGTGGGGCTGCTGGACGGGGAACTGGCCTGGCGGCAGCACGATGGCGGCCACACCGATGCCCCGAACATAAAATACTTCATTCCGTGGGCCGATAAAATGCTGAAACGAGCCGCCCGGTAA
- a CDS encoding RagB/SusD family nutrient uptake outer membrane protein yields MKYLNRKALLGTALLMAMSLVSCEDILEEQPRSIYDPGFFQTERGVQGGITSLYAHLRYIYGQAYYYNATETGTDEATYGQSADQNFLVMDLSGQGEITSTTSRADVLWGTAFSNINTASGIIENAAEVGTIPESLIAEARFFRAFDYFLLVKTFGGVPLDLGAGELMFNSNPTRTSVRNTVPEVYTKAIFPDLLRAVEELPVNPRVTGGVTQTLARLYLAKAYLTYGWWLANPENIPTFPEAPRTDPDGHDAQWYFQQAYDVALNAIQNPGPFGLMDTYYDVNVATNDRNKEILLYADHTETSEFYNGGSLTYGSGGAPDNFAGWMMTWNYTNIRSSLDPNWTNPISSVQREAAQALGRPWTRMAPPIGVITNTFDDKVNDSRYDGTFTTVYRGNWPKAGVDAEVVYNANGLPVEPGGAILTFLDEQPATPINYPSAAGKSNVGAGELPGRSDFVIGPRDISRIVYPGLWKLGPYRTDNNGGLGQPNAGSTRPFNIAKFSELYFIAAEAAVMGASTQAGYSARELINVIRARAGNWRWDNNGNQPKVEDLSAEMTAATPQEIDIDYILEERSREYFGEGYRWFDLTRTQKWEEFAGTYEIAGSSYGDHTPVTVTRNIQPHHYLRPIPQGQLDAMEGATGMYQNPGYN; encoded by the coding sequence ATGAAATATCTCAATAGAAAAGCATTATTAGGAACAGCCCTGCTGATGGCAATGTCGCTGGTGTCCTGCGAGGACATTCTGGAAGAACAGCCACGCAGCATATATGATCCCGGCTTTTTCCAGACCGAGCGAGGTGTTCAGGGTGGCATCACCTCCCTGTATGCTCACCTGCGCTATATATACGGGCAGGCCTATTACTACAACGCCACCGAGACCGGCACCGATGAAGCGACCTACGGGCAGAGTGCGGACCAGAACTTCCTGGTGATGGACCTGTCAGGCCAGGGAGAGATCACATCCACCACCAGCCGCGCCGATGTATTGTGGGGAACCGCCTTCTCCAACATCAACACCGCCAGCGGCATTATTGAGAATGCCGCCGAAGTAGGCACTATTCCAGAGTCGCTGATTGCCGAGGCCAGGTTCTTCCGTGCGTTCGACTACTTCCTGCTGGTGAAGACGTTCGGAGGGGTGCCGTTGGATCTGGGCGCAGGCGAACTGATGTTCAACTCTAACCCCACCAGAACCTCTGTGCGCAACACGGTACCGGAGGTATATACCAAAGCCATATTCCCGGACCTGCTGCGGGCGGTAGAAGAGCTGCCGGTGAACCCACGCGTGACCGGCGGTGTAACCCAGACGCTCGCACGCCTTTACCTGGCCAAAGCCTACCTGACCTACGGATGGTGGCTCGCCAACCCGGAGAACATTCCTACTTTTCCGGAAGCCCCCCGTACCGACCCCGACGGGCATGATGCGCAGTGGTATTTTCAGCAGGCGTATGATGTGGCCTTAAACGCCATTCAGAATCCGGGGCCCTTCGGCCTGATGGACACCTACTACGACGTGAACGTAGCGACAAATGACCGCAACAAGGAAATTCTGCTGTACGCCGACCACACAGAGACAAGTGAGTTCTACAACGGAGGCAGTCTTACTTATGGCAGTGGCGGCGCCCCCGATAACTTTGCCGGCTGGATGATGACCTGGAACTATACCAACATCAGAAGCTCCCTTGATCCGAACTGGACTAACCCAATAAGTTCCGTTCAGCGGGAAGCGGCCCAGGCCCTGGGCCGTCCGTGGACACGCATGGCCCCCCCGATTGGCGTCATCACGAACACCTTTGACGACAAAGTGAATGATTCCCGCTACGACGGCACCTTCACAACCGTTTACCGTGGCAACTGGCCCAAGGCGGGTGTCGACGCAGAAGTTGTCTACAACGCCAACGGCCTGCCAGTCGAACCGGGTGGAGCCATCCTGACCTTTCTGGACGAGCAACCGGCAACGCCTATCAATTACCCAAGCGCGGCCGGGAAAAGCAACGTTGGTGCAGGTGAACTTCCCGGAAGATCTGACTTCGTGATAGGCCCGCGCGACATTAGCAGGATTGTATATCCGGGGCTGTGGAAACTCGGCCCCTACCGCACCGACAATAACGGCGGGTTAGGACAGCCGAATGCCGGCAGCACGCGCCCTTTCAATATCGCCAAGTTCTCGGAGCTTTACTTTATTGCAGCCGAAGCAGCTGTGATGGGCGCAAGCACACAGGCCGGTTACAGTGCCAGAGAGCTGATTAATGTCATTCGTGCACGCGCCGGCAACTGGCGCTGGGACAACAACGGCAACCAGCCCAAAGTGGAAGACCTAAGTGCAGAGATGACCGCTGCCACGCCACAGGAAATAGACATTGACTACATTCTGGAAGAGCGTTCGCGCGAGTATTTCGGCGAAGGCTATCGCTGGTTCGATTTAACGCGGACGCAAAAATGGGAAGAGTTTGCCGGCACTTACGAAATTGCCGGGAGCAGTTACGGAGACCATACGCCAGTAACGGTAACGCGCAACATCCAGCCTCATCATTACTTGCGCCCCATTCCGCAAGGCCAGTTAGACGCGATGGAAGGCGCTACGGGTATGTATCAGAACCCAGGGTATAACTAA
- a CDS encoding outer membrane beta-barrel protein, with protein sequence MKQLYLTLLLIAVYASAIAQADFRRGYIIQNADTVRGYVDYRGASRSAQVATFKPTFTGEEIIFTPGEIAGYGFTAENKIFEAKELPAADTLPTAAEEKLFLNALIKGRASIYFYRDEHQRDRFFLSKNNGPLVELLITEYNKTDEETGKKYSVRNKLYKGVLSQAFSDCSGYNLKHIENISLTQNSLAKAAQAYNACVGGASYKQPTGKAEVKLGFALGFASTTLKFSGDHYLDGASFTEKSLNAGAGISMNLTTPAISEKLSLQLELLYDPSKFTGRVQKEQRLGRSYMYDVDIEINYLKLPAQFRYTYPRGKLQPFLNAGAVMGYAISHKQEATETSTFGSTTTTQTTPAFGDGSIRKYTVGAVAGAGLGYSVNANPITLEGRYEKTDGITRSTGLSSPMDTFYLILNYRF encoded by the coding sequence ATGAAACAACTTTACCTTACCCTGCTGCTTATTGCCGTCTATGCCTCCGCCATTGCCCAGGCAGACTTTCGTAGAGGCTATATCATCCAGAATGCCGACACGGTAAGGGGCTATGTCGACTACAGAGGTGCCAGCAGAAGCGCGCAGGTGGCAACGTTCAAACCAACCTTTACCGGAGAAGAAATAATCTTTACGCCTGGTGAAATAGCTGGCTACGGTTTTACCGCTGAAAATAAAATATTTGAGGCTAAAGAGCTTCCAGCCGCCGATACTTTACCAACTGCTGCTGAAGAGAAGCTTTTTTTAAACGCACTCATCAAAGGCCGCGCCAGCATCTATTTCTACCGTGATGAGCATCAGAGGGACCGCTTTTTCCTCTCCAAAAATAACGGCCCGCTTGTGGAGTTACTTATCACCGAATATAATAAAACAGACGAGGAGACAGGCAAAAAATACAGCGTCCGGAACAAGCTATACAAAGGCGTTTTGTCGCAGGCTTTCAGCGACTGTTCCGGTTATAATTTAAAACACATAGAGAATATTTCGCTCACTCAAAATTCGTTGGCAAAGGCTGCCCAAGCGTACAATGCCTGTGTAGGTGGCGCATCGTATAAGCAACCCACGGGTAAGGCTGAGGTAAAGTTGGGCTTTGCCTTAGGCTTTGCCAGTACTACGCTAAAATTTAGTGGTGATCATTATCTGGATGGGGCCTCCTTCACAGAGAAATCTCTAAATGCAGGAGCGGGCATCTCCATGAATCTGACAACCCCCGCCATCAGCGAGAAGCTTTCGCTGCAACTTGAACTGCTTTATGACCCCAGCAAGTTTACCGGTCGTGTTCAAAAAGAGCAAAGACTTGGCCGGAGCTATATGTATGATGTAGATATAGAAATCAATTATTTAAAACTCCCAGCCCAGTTTCGCTATACCTACCCGCGCGGGAAGTTGCAGCCATTCCTGAACGCCGGCGCGGTGATGGGCTATGCCATCAGCCACAAGCAAGAGGCTACAGAGACCAGTACGTTCGGCAGTACAACCACTACCCAGACGACGCCTGCCTTTGGAGACGGATCTATTCGCAAGTACACGGTCGGCGCAGTTGCCGGGGCAGGCCTGGGCTACTCCGTTAACGCAAATCCCATTACGCTGGAGGGCAGGTATGAAAAGACAGACGGCATCACCAGGTCAACAGGTTTGAGTTCACCTATGGATACCTTCTACCTCATCCTGAACTACCGTTTCTAG
- a CDS encoding sialate O-acetylesterase: MKLQLRLTGLLLLYFLFSPSLSFSAIRLPSLIQDGMVLQRDTKLNIWGWASPGEKVKINFNGRKAGATAGADGKWRAILPPMKAGGPYTMVLKGENTITLKDILLGDVWLCSGQSNMVHQMKLHNITYADDIAGADYPQIRHFWIPTTTNLQGPAEQLPPSAWKPANPQDVNEFSAVAYFFARKLYKEYHIPIGLINASVGGTPIEAWMSEEGLKEFPAAIAAINRNRDTSYVNNLNRKALAAAAKNRQKPEQDKGLTEAVKWYGPAYVPKGWQNINIPGYWEDQGISDLNGSVWYRREIEVPAAMAGVPAKMFLGRIVDADEVYINGEKVGSTSYQYPQRRYSLEAGVLKPGKNLIVVRVRNTAGKGGFVPDKPYFIQANGQTLDLKGTWQYKVGEVYIPAAGVAGGGGFSAQNQPTALYNAMIAPATDYAIKGVLWYQGESNAGDPAAYKKLLPALIKDWRDKWQQENLPFLYVQLPNFMEVDYLPSESNWALMREAALQTLSVPNTAMAVTIELGEWNDIHPDNKKDVGERLALAAQKLAYGEKDIVSSGPLYQSAKIEGNKIVISFTNTGSGLAAKDGEPLSWFAIAGEDKKFVWAQAKIEGDKVVVWSEEVPDPKYVRYAWADNPYGANLYNKEGLPASPFRTDL, encoded by the coding sequence ATGAAGTTACAGCTGAGACTCACCGGTTTACTTCTTCTTTACTTTCTTTTCAGCCCTTCGCTTTCCTTCAGTGCTATCAGGCTACCCAGCTTAATTCAGGACGGGATGGTGCTGCAGCGGGATACCAAATTGAACATATGGGGCTGGGCATCGCCCGGAGAGAAAGTGAAGATTAACTTTAACGGCAGAAAAGCCGGTGCAACAGCTGGCGCCGATGGGAAGTGGCGCGCTATTTTGCCGCCCATGAAAGCAGGAGGCCCCTATACCATGGTGCTGAAGGGGGAGAACACCATCACGCTGAAAGACATCCTGCTCGGGGATGTGTGGCTGTGTTCGGGGCAGTCCAACATGGTGCATCAGATGAAGCTACACAACATTACCTATGCCGATGATATTGCCGGGGCCGATTATCCGCAGATACGGCATTTCTGGATTCCTACCACCACAAACCTGCAGGGCCCTGCGGAGCAGTTGCCACCCAGTGCCTGGAAGCCGGCGAACCCGCAGGATGTGAACGAGTTTTCAGCGGTGGCCTATTTCTTCGCCCGGAAGCTGTACAAGGAGTACCATATCCCCATAGGCTTGATTAACGCCAGTGTAGGTGGCACTCCCATCGAGGCCTGGATGAGTGAAGAAGGTCTGAAAGAATTTCCGGCGGCCATTGCTGCTATCAACCGAAACCGGGACACAAGCTATGTCAACAACCTGAACCGGAAGGCGCTGGCAGCTGCGGCAAAGAACAGGCAAAAACCAGAGCAGGACAAGGGGCTCACGGAGGCGGTGAAATGGTATGGCCCCGCCTATGTTCCGAAGGGCTGGCAGAATATCAACATACCGGGCTACTGGGAAGACCAGGGCATCAGCGACCTGAACGGTTCTGTCTGGTACCGCCGTGAAATAGAGGTGCCTGCGGCCATGGCAGGAGTGCCGGCCAAAATGTTTCTGGGCAGAATCGTGGATGCGGATGAGGTATATATAAATGGGGAGAAGGTTGGAAGCACCTCTTATCAGTACCCGCAAAGGAGATATAGCCTGGAGGCGGGTGTGCTGAAGCCAGGTAAAAATCTCATTGTGGTGCGCGTCAGGAATACAGCCGGGAAAGGCGGGTTTGTGCCGGACAAGCCCTATTTTATTCAGGCAAACGGGCAAACACTCGACCTGAAAGGGACATGGCAGTACAAGGTGGGAGAGGTATATATACCTGCTGCCGGTGTTGCCGGTGGCGGAGGATTCAGCGCTCAGAACCAGCCGACAGCCTTGTACAATGCCATGATTGCGCCTGCAACTGACTATGCCATCAAAGGAGTCCTGTGGTACCAGGGGGAGAGCAATGCTGGAGACCCCGCAGCATATAAAAAATTACTACCGGCTCTGATAAAGGACTGGCGGGACAAATGGCAACAAGAAAACCTTCCGTTCCTGTACGTGCAGCTGCCAAACTTTATGGAGGTGGATTACCTGCCTTCAGAAAGCAATTGGGCCCTGATGCGGGAGGCCGCCCTGCAGACACTTTCTGTGCCCAACACGGCAATGGCCGTCACCATTGAACTCGGGGAGTGGAACGACATACATCCCGACAACAAAAAGGACGTGGGCGAAAGACTGGCGCTTGCCGCGCAAAAGCTGGCATATGGCGAGAAGGACATCGTTTCTTCGGGTCCGCTGTATCAATCCGCCAAAATAGAGGGAAATAAAATCGTCATCAGTTTTACAAATACGGGCAGCGGGTTGGCAGCCAAAGACGGCGAGCCCCTCTCCTGGTTCGCCATAGCAGGCGAGGACAAAAAATTTGTCTGGGCGCAGGCCAAAATAGAGGGAGACAAAGTGGTGGTGTGGAGCGAGGAGGTTCCGGATCCGAAGTATGTGCGCTATGCCTGGGCTGATAATCCTTACGGCGCCAACCTATATAACAAAGAGGGACTGCCCGCCTCTCCCTTCCGGACTGACCTGTAA
- the dnaK gene encoding molecular chaperone DnaK — translation MGKIIGIDLGTTNSCVAVMEGNEPVVIPNSEGRRTTPSIVAFLDGGNGERKVGDPAKRQAITNPQNTIASIKRFMGHSYNEVSEEAKQVSYKVVQGGNNTVRVEIGDRQYTPQEISAMILQKMKSTAEDYLGTTVTEAVITVPAYFNDAQRQATKEAGQIAGLEVKRIINEPTAAALAYGLDKKHKDQKIAVFDLGGGTFDISILELGDGVFEVLSTNGDTHLGGDDFDSKIINWLADEFKKDEGLDLRKDPMALQRLKEAAEKAKIELSSSNETEINLPYIMPVDGVPKHLVRKLSRAKFEQLTDDLIRRSMEPCKQALKDAGLSTSDIDEVILVGGSTRIPRVVEEVEKFFGKKPSKGVNPDEVVAIGAAIQGGVLTGEVKDVLLLDVTPLSLGIETMGGVMTKLIESNTTIPTKKSETFSTASDNQPSVEIHVLQGERPMARDNRTIGRFHLSDIPPAPRGVPQIEVTFDIDANGILHVTARDKATGKEQKIRIEASSGLSEQEIERMRQEAEANAEADKKAKEEIEKLNAADSMIFQTEKQLKEYGDKLSAGNKSNIENALAELRTAHGSKDVAGIDRALENLNNAWSAASQEMYAATQGQPGGAPGPDGQGGNGQAGGPHGATADGGVTDVDYEEVDGSKQ, via the coding sequence ATGGGAAAGATAATTGGTATTGACTTGGGTACAACCAACTCTTGCGTTGCCGTAATGGAGGGTAACGAACCGGTGGTTATACCAAACAGCGAAGGCCGCAGAACTACGCCTTCCATCGTTGCTTTTTTGGACGGCGGAAACGGCGAGCGGAAAGTAGGTGACCCTGCCAAGCGCCAGGCGATCACAAACCCGCAGAACACCATTGCCTCTATCAAGCGCTTCATGGGCCACAGCTACAACGAAGTAAGCGAGGAGGCGAAGCAGGTATCTTACAAGGTAGTGCAGGGCGGCAACAACACGGTGCGCGTGGAGATTGGCGACAGGCAGTACACGCCACAGGAAATCTCGGCCATGATCCTTCAGAAAATGAAGTCCACCGCTGAAGACTACCTGGGCACGACTGTAACGGAGGCCGTGATTACGGTGCCCGCCTACTTCAACGACGCACAGCGCCAGGCCACGAAAGAGGCCGGTCAGATTGCAGGCCTGGAGGTGAAGCGTATCATCAACGAGCCAACAGCCGCGGCGCTTGCTTACGGCCTGGACAAGAAGCACAAGGATCAGAAGATCGCGGTGTTCGACTTAGGTGGCGGTACGTTTGATATCTCTATCCTGGAGTTGGGGGACGGCGTGTTTGAGGTGCTCTCTACCAACGGTGACACCCACCTGGGTGGTGACGACTTCGACTCCAAGATCATCAACTGGCTGGCCGACGAGTTTAAGAAAGACGAAGGCCTGGACCTGCGCAAAGACCCAATGGCCCTGCAGCGTTTGAAAGAAGCCGCAGAGAAAGCCAAAATCGAGCTTTCGAGCTCCAACGAGACAGAAATCAACCTGCCGTACATTATGCCGGTAGACGGCGTGCCGAAACACCTGGTGCGCAAATTGTCACGCGCTAAATTTGAGCAGCTGACGGACGACCTGATCCGCCGCTCGATGGAACCCTGCAAGCAGGCCTTGAAGGACGCTGGCCTTTCTACTTCCGATATCGACGAAGTGATTCTGGTGGGTGGTTCCACCCGTATCCCGCGGGTAGTGGAAGAAGTGGAGAAATTCTTCGGCAAAAAGCCTTCTAAGGGTGTGAACCCCGACGAGGTGGTGGCCATCGGTGCCGCTATCCAGGGTGGTGTGCTGACTGGTGAAGTAAAAGACGTGCTCCTGCTGGACGTAACGCCGCTTTCACTGGGTATCGAGACAATGGGTGGTGTGATGACCAAACTGATTGAGTCGAACACAACCATCCCGACGAAGAAGTCTGAGACATTCTCGACAGCTTCCGATAACCAGCCTTCGGTGGAGATACACGTGCTGCAGGGCGAGCGCCCCATGGCCCGCGACAACCGCACCATCGGCCGCTTCCACCTGTCTGATATTCCGCCAGCGCCGCGCGGTGTGCCGCAGATTGAGGTAACCTTCGATATTGATGCCAACGGTATCCTGCACGTAACGGCAAGAGACAAGGCGACTGGCAAAGAGCAGAAAATCCGCATTGAGGCCTCCTCCGGCCTGAGTGAGCAGGAAATTGAGCGCATGCGCCAGGAAGCCGAAGCCAACGCTGAGGCAGACAAGAAGGCGAAGGAAGAGATCGAGAAGCTGAACGCAGCCGACTCCATGATCTTCCAGACCGAGAAGCAGCTGAAGGAGTATGGCGACAAGCTCTCCGCCGGAAACAAGTCGAACATCGAGAATGCGCTGGCTGAACTGAGGACAGCACACGGCTCCAAAGACGTGGCCGGTATCGACAGAGCGCTGGAGAACCTGAACAACGCGTGGAGCGCAGCCTCTCAGGAGATGTACGCTGCGACGCAGGGCCAACCAGGCGGTGCCCCGGGCCCTGATGGCCAGGGCGGTAACGGCCAGGCAGGCGGCCCGCATGGCGCTACAGCCGACGGCGGCGTTACCGACGTGGACTACGAGGAAGTAGACGGCAGCAAGCAGTAA